The following are encoded in a window of Telmatobacter sp. DSM 110680 genomic DNA:
- a CDS encoding VOC family protein: protein MINGIHLLLYSRDPEADRAFFRDVLGFSSVDAGEGWLIFALPPAEMGIHRGDGKFVEHHADHDLSGSVIYLMCDDLRATMDSLKSKGAETTEIVQAGWGITTTVRLPGGGGLGLYQPRHATALDLGRN, encoded by the coding sequence ATGATCAACGGCATTCATCTTCTTCTCTACAGTCGCGATCCGGAAGCGGATCGCGCTTTTTTTCGCGACGTGCTCGGATTTTCGTCTGTCGATGCCGGGGAGGGATGGCTGATTTTTGCGCTGCCTCCTGCGGAGATGGGTATTCATAGAGGCGACGGCAAGTTTGTGGAGCATCATGCAGATCACGACCTTTCAGGCAGCGTGATCTACCTGATGTGCGACGACCTGCGCGCGACGATGGACTCGCTCAAGAGCAAGGGCGCAGAAACAACTGAGATTGTGCAGGCCGGATGGGGAATTACGACAACGGTCCGGTTGCCGGGCGGCGGTGGCTTGGGTCTCTACCAGCCTCGTCATGCAACGGCGCTTGACCTCGGTCGGAACTGA
- a CDS encoding glycoside hydrolase family 3 C-terminal domain-containing protein: MKRRLVYSRLALLLSALLLLAFNFAQSTPSPAQNAPTMTASAPYKNTGLPVDQRVADLLKSMTIEEKASMLAGSGWMESAPIERLGIPAIKMADGPMGVRSWAGSSAITNSSTNTVKVQTTSFPSGVAMAATWDPALVQREGQAIAQEVKALGRDMILGPTVNINRVPLWGRNLEGYGEDPYLSGQLGVAYIRGVQGEGVIPSVKHFAANNEEFERHRLDEKIDERTLHELYLPAFKMAVQQADVWTVMSAYEKVNGQYCAENPYLLTDILKKEFGFKGFVISDWGSTYSTAPTVNAGMDLEMPGGPPAKAMLSSPRTIMSGNSGAWLEAGKVLAEVKAGHISEATLNDNVGRILRVIMLSGIMEHPHTATGEVDTPEQQKVARDGATEGIVLLKNQGSLLPLDPSKIHSIAVIGPNAIVARTGGGGSSLVRPKYAVSPLDGIKKRAGEAVQISSALGVGMEGEDAAHDTPEARENDLKVATDAASKAEVAVVVVGRYNKNESEGFDVKTMDLPAGQDELIAAVEKANPHTVVVLNTGDPVTMTRWLDTTPALLDMWYGGQEGGNALASILFGDANPSGKLPVSLPKKFEDSPAAKTYPGQNLHTEYTEGLYVGYRYYDTKNVEPQFPFGFGLSYTTFEYSDLKVIPFTTSEGTVKWGGTLVSLKVKNSGSRAGAEVVQIYVHDAHAKIDRPAHELKAFGRVELKPGESQTIKFQLDRSAFEYWSPQTKVWTLDPGTFEIQVGASSRDIRLKAPVKITH, from the coding sequence ATGAAGCGCCGTCTTGTGTATTCTCGCCTCGCTTTGCTTTTGTCTGCGCTTTTATTGCTCGCATTCAACTTCGCACAATCAACGCCATCGCCCGCACAGAATGCACCTACGATGACGGCATCAGCTCCGTACAAAAATACGGGGCTCCCCGTGGATCAGCGCGTAGCAGATTTGCTGAAGAGCATGACGATCGAAGAAAAGGCATCCATGCTTGCTGGCTCAGGCTGGATGGAGTCGGCTCCGATTGAGCGCCTTGGCATTCCCGCCATCAAGATGGCCGACGGTCCGATGGGCGTGCGCTCCTGGGCCGGCAGTTCGGCAATCACCAATTCGTCCACCAACACCGTTAAAGTGCAAACGACCTCATTCCCGTCGGGCGTTGCCATGGCGGCCACTTGGGATCCCGCGCTCGTGCAGCGTGAAGGCCAGGCCATTGCGCAGGAGGTCAAGGCGCTTGGCCGCGATATGATCCTCGGCCCCACCGTCAACATCAATCGTGTTCCTCTCTGGGGACGCAACCTTGAAGGCTATGGCGAAGACCCATATCTCTCCGGACAACTTGGCGTCGCCTACATTCGCGGCGTCCAGGGCGAGGGAGTAATCCCCTCCGTCAAACATTTCGCGGCTAACAACGAGGAGTTCGAACGCCACCGCCTCGACGAAAAAATCGACGAACGCACGCTCCACGAACTCTACCTGCCAGCATTCAAGATGGCCGTGCAACAAGCCGATGTGTGGACAGTCATGTCGGCCTACGAAAAGGTCAACGGCCAATACTGCGCGGAGAATCCCTACCTCCTGACCGACATTCTGAAAAAGGAATTTGGTTTCAAGGGCTTTGTTATTTCTGATTGGGGAAGCACTTATTCGACAGCGCCAACCGTGAACGCTGGCATGGATCTCGAGATGCCCGGCGGACCGCCCGCCAAAGCCATGTTGTCCAGCCCGCGAACCATCATGAGTGGCAACAGCGGGGCTTGGCTTGAAGCCGGCAAAGTATTGGCCGAAGTCAAAGCAGGACACATCTCTGAAGCCACACTCAACGACAACGTCGGCCGCATCCTGCGCGTCATCATGCTCAGCGGCATCATGGAACATCCCCACACCGCAACGGGCGAAGTGGACACGCCTGAACAGCAGAAGGTAGCACGCGACGGCGCAACCGAAGGCATCGTTCTCCTCAAAAATCAGGGCTCGTTGCTCCCGCTCGATCCATCGAAGATCCATTCCATCGCCGTCATCGGTCCCAACGCAATCGTCGCGCGGACCGGCGGCGGAGGCAGTTCACTGGTGCGCCCGAAATATGCAGTCTCTCCGCTCGACGGAATCAAGAAACGTGCCGGTGAAGCAGTTCAAATCTCCTCTGCGCTCGGGGTCGGCATGGAAGGCGAGGATGCCGCGCACGACACACCCGAAGCGCGCGAGAACGATCTGAAGGTAGCCACCGACGCAGCATCCAAAGCCGAAGTAGCAGTCGTCGTCGTAGGCCGTTACAACAAGAACGAGTCCGAGGGCTTCGACGTCAAGACCATGGACCTGCCCGCTGGCCAGGACGAGTTGATCGCAGCCGTTGAAAAAGCCAACCCGCACACCGTAGTCGTTCTGAACACCGGCGACCCGGTAACAATGACGAGATGGCTCGACACCACGCCCGCGCTGCTCGACATGTGGTACGGCGGACAGGAAGGCGGCAACGCCCTCGCATCCATCCTCTTCGGCGATGCCAACCCATCCGGAAAGCTCCCCGTCTCGCTCCCCAAAAAGTTCGAAGACTCACCTGCCGCAAAGACCTACCCCGGCCAGAACCTCCACACCGAATACACCGAAGGCCTCTACGTCGGCTATCGCTACTACGACACCAAAAACGTCGAGCCACAGTTCCCCTTCGGCTTCGGCTTGAGTTACACAACATTCGAATACAGCGATCTGAAAGTGATCCCGTTTACAACATCCGAAGGCACCGTCAAATGGGGCGGCACTCTGGTCAGCCTGAAGGTAAAAAACAGCGGTTCTCGCGCCGGCGCCGAAGTCGTCCAGATCTATGTCCATGACGCACACGCAAAAATTGACCGTCCAGCGCACGAACTCAAGGCCTTCGGCCGCGTTGAGCTAAAACCCGGTGAAAGCCAGACGATCAAGTTCCAGCTAGACCGCTCCGCATTCGAATACTGGAGCCCGCAAACCAAAGTGTGGACCCTCGATCCCGGCACCTTCGAGATTCAAGTCGGTGCCTCATCGCGCGACATCCGCCTCAAGGCGCCTGTCAAAATCACACACTGA
- the efp gene encoding elongation factor P: MAIPATQMRPGMIIKHNDNLHLVFKVEHRTPGNLRAFIQAKLRNLKSGAMFEHRFRSGDAIEKVVVDEISMEFLYADGDDYYFMNPVDYEQTVLKGSTLGDAVEYLTPNLQIKVSYHDGQAVGIELPSFVELTVVETEPGLKSATASSVTKPAKTETGLVVQVPPFINEGEKIRVDTSEGAYMSRA, from the coding sequence ATGGCGATTCCCGCCACCCAAATGCGTCCCGGCATGATCATCAAGCATAACGACAATCTCCATCTCGTATTCAAGGTGGAGCATCGAACTCCGGGCAATCTGCGTGCCTTCATCCAGGCGAAACTGCGCAATCTCAAGTCGGGCGCGATGTTTGAGCACCGTTTTCGCTCCGGCGACGCTATCGAAAAGGTAGTAGTCGATGAAATTTCAATGGAGTTTCTATACGCCGATGGCGACGACTACTACTTCATGAATCCAGTCGACTACGAGCAGACGGTCCTGAAGGGTTCGACGCTGGGCGATGCCGTTGAATACCTAACGCCGAATCTGCAGATCAAGGTCAGCTACCACGATGGGCAGGCCGTTGGTATCGAACTGCCGTCTTTCGTCGAACTTACCGTGGTCGAGACCGAGCCTGGACTGAAATCCGCAACCGCATCGTCGGTAACCAAGCCAGCCAAGACCGAGACTGGTCTGGTCGTTCAGGTGCCCCCCTTCATTAACGAGGGCGAAAAAATTCGTGTGGATACGAGCGAAGGCGCCTATATGAGCCGCGCCTAG
- a CDS encoding alanine--glyoxylate aminotransferase family protein: MIRKTRLFTPGPTPLLPAAQFAMAAADMHHRTPEFRALFQKVLAQLKVFVGTKNDVLLLSSSGTGAMEASVSNLTSPGDRVLVLTAGKFGERWTGLVKAFGCEPDVVTAPYGQTFDLAQIRAALKPEHRAVYVQATETSTAVRHDVEAIAKLVREVVPESILVVDGITGLGTTHFDVDGWGIDILIGGSQKAVMIPPGLAYLSVSEKAWAAMEKSKNPRYYFDLRKERKNAVKGESAYTPAVALVAGLGAALDYIAGQAGGDLEKGRIALVDNAQVNAAAARAGLVELGFTLFAPTAPAAAATAVAVPEGMDSGAVVKALKAKFALVTANGQGEMQGKIFRVAHLGFFDYLDTVAFLGAMEHIAKDTLGLKVEYGKAVAAAQKVYAEATKG; the protein is encoded by the coding sequence ATGATTCGAAAGACTCGTCTTTTTACCCCAGGCCCTACTCCGCTGTTACCAGCCGCCCAGTTCGCTATGGCGGCCGCCGACATGCACCACCGAACTCCCGAGTTCCGCGCCCTCTTCCAGAAGGTTCTCGCCCAGCTCAAAGTCTTCGTTGGGACCAAGAACGACGTCCTTCTTCTCTCAAGTTCCGGCACCGGCGCCATGGAGGCTTCCGTTTCCAACCTCACCTCGCCCGGTGACCGGGTGCTGGTTCTCACCGCCGGTAAATTCGGTGAGCGGTGGACGGGCCTGGTAAAGGCATTCGGCTGCGAACCGGACGTCGTTACCGCGCCCTACGGCCAGACATTCGATCTTGCCCAGATTCGCGCTGCCCTCAAGCCCGAGCATCGCGCTGTCTACGTGCAGGCCACGGAAACCTCAACTGCTGTCCGGCATGACGTGGAAGCGATTGCGAAGCTGGTCCGCGAAGTCGTGCCCGAATCAATCCTGGTCGTCGACGGCATCACCGGCCTCGGCACCACCCACTTCGATGTCGACGGATGGGGGATCGACATTCTTATCGGCGGCTCGCAGAAAGCGGTGATGATTCCTCCCGGCCTCGCTTATCTCAGCGTCAGCGAAAAGGCATGGGCGGCGATGGAGAAATCCAAAAATCCACGCTACTATTTTGATCTCCGCAAAGAGCGCAAGAATGCCGTGAAGGGCGAAAGCGCCTATACCCCAGCGGTCGCTTTGGTTGCAGGTCTCGGTGCCGCGCTTGACTATATTGCCGGGCAGGCCGGTGGCGATCTCGAAAAAGGCCGGATTGCACTAGTCGACAATGCCCAAGTAAACGCTGCGGCGGCGCGCGCCGGACTGGTTGAGCTCGGCTTCACGCTCTTCGCCCCGACTGCTCCAGCCGCGGCTGCTACCGCTGTTGCCGTGCCCGAGGGCATGGATTCGGGAGCGGTGGTGAAGGCGTTGAAAGCGAAGTTCGCACTGGTCACCGCAAACGGCCAGGGCGAGATGCAGGGCAAGATCTTCCGCGTCGCACACCTCGGCTTCTTCGATTACCTCGACACCGTAGCCTTTCTCGGCGCCATGGAGCACATCGCGAAAGACACGCTTGGCCTCAAAGTTGAGTACGGTAAGGCCGTCGCGGCTGCGCAGAAGGTCTACGCAGAAGCGACGAAGGGATAG
- a CDS encoding class I SAM-dependent methyltransferase, which yields MATTTTAPVFEQAKFDAFMGKAVMDMGAAMHAALIVIGDKLGLYKAMAGAGPLSPAELAAKTKTTERYVREWLNANAASGYVMYDAASKKFELPPEQAFALTTVDLPGAFHIISACFKDEPKITQAFRTGDGVGWHEHDANLFFGTERFFRPNYEQNLLSTWIPALEGMGDKLVKGAAVADVGCGHGASTMLMAKAFPKSRFIGFDYHSGSIEYARHVAGRDGLLDQINFEVASSKSYPVNGGYDLVTFFDCLHDMGDPKGAAQHVLSSLKPDGTWMIVEPFANDTPEQNHNPVGRIYYSASTMLCTPASLAQEVGAALGAQAGEERIREVVTGGGFTRFRRVAQTPFNLVYEARA from the coding sequence ATGGCAACCACTACAACTGCACCGGTTTTCGAGCAGGCGAAATTCGACGCCTTCATGGGGAAGGCAGTGATGGATATGGGCGCTGCGATGCACGCGGCGCTGATCGTAATCGGCGACAAGCTGGGACTCTATAAAGCGATGGCCGGTGCCGGTCCGCTTTCTCCGGCAGAACTCGCAGCGAAGACAAAAACAACCGAACGCTACGTGCGGGAGTGGCTTAATGCCAATGCCGCGAGCGGCTACGTGATGTACGACGCAGCTTCGAAGAAATTTGAGCTGCCGCCGGAGCAGGCATTCGCGCTTACGACGGTCGACCTGCCCGGCGCGTTCCACATCATCTCCGCTTGCTTCAAAGATGAACCCAAGATCACGCAAGCGTTCAGGACCGGAGATGGCGTCGGATGGCATGAGCATGACGCTAATCTTTTCTTTGGCACGGAGCGATTCTTCCGCCCGAACTACGAGCAGAACCTGTTGAGCACCTGGATTCCGGCGCTGGAAGGAATGGGGGACAAGCTTGTGAAAGGCGCCGCGGTTGCCGATGTGGGCTGCGGACACGGTGCTTCGACGATGTTGATGGCGAAGGCATTTCCGAAGTCGCGGTTTATCGGATTCGATTATCACAGCGGGTCGATTGAGTACGCACGCCACGTAGCAGGCCGCGATGGTCTTCTCGACCAGATCAACTTTGAAGTTGCCAGTTCCAAAAGCTATCCCGTGAACGGCGGATACGATCTGGTTACTTTCTTTGACTGTCTGCATGACATGGGCGATCCCAAAGGCGCTGCGCAACATGTGTTGTCGTCATTGAAACCGGATGGGACGTGGATGATCGTGGAGCCGTTCGCCAACGACACGCCGGAGCAGAACCACAACCCGGTGGGCCGCATCTATTACTCGGCGTCCACGATGCTCTGCACGCCTGCGTCGCTGGCGCAGGAAGTAGGTGCAGCGCTCGGCGCGCAAGCCGGCGAGGAGCGCATCCGCGAAGTTGTGACTGGAGGCGGCTTTACGCGATTCCGTCGCGTGGCACAAACGCCGTTCAACCTGGTGTACGAAGCGCGGGCCTGA
- a CDS encoding BlaI/MecI/CopY family transcriptional regulator → MASNTHDPAELGELERDILSIVWRLGMVTADKAREELNRPLKDSTVRTVLRRLEEKGYLTHTVDDRTFIYKPAESRQRVAGRAAKRIVDWFCDGSVEALLVGMVDSKVLDQAELQRLATRISDAQKQSAKRNTSGENKREAKR, encoded by the coding sequence ATGGCAAGTAACACTCACGATCCAGCTGAACTTGGTGAATTGGAACGGGACATTCTTTCAATCGTGTGGCGACTCGGCATGGTGACGGCCGACAAGGCGCGCGAAGAGTTGAACCGGCCGCTCAAAGACTCGACGGTCCGCACAGTGCTGCGTCGGCTTGAAGAAAAAGGCTACTTGACGCACACCGTGGACGACCGCACCTTCATTTACAAGCCGGCGGAGTCGCGCCAGCGAGTAGCGGGTCGTGCAGCGAAGCGCATCGTGGATTGGTTCTGCGATGGTTCAGTAGAGGCGCTACTGGTGGGAATGGTGGATTCCAAAGTGCTGGATCAGGCCGAACTGCAGCGGCTGGCCACGCGTATCTCTGATGCGCAGAAGCAGTCGGCTAAGCGAAACACTTCAGGCGAAAACAAAAGGGAGGCCAAGAGATGA
- a CDS encoding DinB family protein codes for MALSPRLAVASQSYNLNASFLKQGLAGLSDADWLTRPNDHSNHILWIVGHLAWSRSMVLARLGDKWTKPWMRLYARGTKCEDSQDAPTPSEVMEAWEESCTRLNAALEAASEDLLDTPASKPGPPSADGMLCGTINFMAQHEMYHVGQASYVRSWLGKPGVMG; via the coding sequence ATGGCTCTTTCACCACGCCTCGCCGTCGCCTCGCAAAGTTACAACCTGAATGCCAGTTTTCTGAAGCAGGGCCTCGCGGGACTGAGTGATGCGGACTGGCTGACGAGGCCTAACGATCATTCCAATCACATCCTTTGGATCGTGGGACATCTCGCCTGGTCGCGGTCCATGGTCCTAGCGCGGCTCGGCGACAAGTGGACAAAACCGTGGATGCGTCTTTATGCGCGAGGGACGAAATGCGAGGACTCGCAGGATGCTCCGACGCCAAGCGAGGTGATGGAGGCTTGGGAAGAATCCTGCACGCGGCTCAATGCGGCGCTTGAAGCGGCTTCAGAGGATTTGTTGGACACACCAGCCTCCAAGCCGGGACCGCCGAGCGCGGACGGGATGCTCTGCGGCACCATCAACTTCATGGCCCAGCACGAAATGTATCACGTGGGTCAGGCTTCGTACGTGCGTTCGTGGCTGGGGAAGCCTGGCGTGATGGGTTGA
- the serA gene encoding phosphoglycerate dehydrogenase, which produces MKIVLAEKVSPATLAVFAAEPGWEVLTHDQLPNGLPAALADADALVVRSAVQVDDALMEHAPKLRVIGRAGVGVDNIDAEAATRRGVVVMNTPGANAVAVAELTIGLMLALARKLPTANNTMHAGKWEKKSLQGAELRGKTLGILGLGRIGLEVARRARGFGLEIIGSDPFVSAAVARENGIRLVALDEVIASSDYITLHVGLTPQTAGVINAKSLALMKKGVRIINCARGELVDEAALVAALKSGHVGGAALDVFTVEPPKDSPYAEFDNVILTPHIAGSTAEAQEAVGIQIAMQVREYLKLGVVQNAVNLPSLSHEEYVQLAPYIDLAGRLGSFLAQAGKSGIEAIDITYAGALVDAKTDLVRNAAIEGLLQGSENVNRINAAAIAQERGIRVHEEKEESHRGGAATVLTIHLHTAAGRSHATATVIHGEQPRLLEFDGIDIEAPLEGNLLVCRNLDVPGVIGKIGTILGEQGVNIANFALGRERSGEKPVKALAVVQVDAPVSGAVLDALMTIEALLEAKLVQLQ; this is translated from the coding sequence ATGAAGATTGTTCTGGCGGAAAAAGTATCCCCCGCGACGCTCGCTGTTTTTGCCGCCGAACCCGGCTGGGAGGTTCTCACGCACGATCAGCTTCCCAATGGACTGCCGGCCGCACTTGCCGATGCCGACGCTCTCGTCGTGCGAAGCGCTGTCCAGGTTGACGACGCTTTGATGGAACACGCGCCGAAGCTTCGCGTTATCGGACGAGCTGGCGTTGGCGTGGACAATATCGATGCCGAAGCGGCGACACGTCGCGGTGTTGTTGTCATGAATACTCCAGGCGCGAACGCCGTCGCCGTTGCCGAACTCACCATCGGCCTCATGCTTGCGCTCGCCCGCAAGCTCCCGACCGCCAACAACACCATGCACGCTGGCAAGTGGGAAAAGAAGAGTCTCCAAGGCGCTGAACTTCGCGGGAAGACTCTAGGCATTCTGGGTCTTGGCCGTATCGGGCTTGAAGTGGCTCGCCGTGCGCGCGGATTCGGTCTCGAAATTATTGGCAGTGATCCGTTCGTCTCCGCTGCTGTCGCACGCGAGAATGGCATCCGCCTGGTTGCGCTTGATGAAGTCATCGCGAGTTCTGACTACATCACGCTCCACGTTGGACTCACCCCGCAGACTGCAGGTGTGATCAACGCGAAGTCTCTGGCACTTATGAAGAAGGGGGTCCGCATTATTAATTGCGCACGCGGCGAACTGGTCGACGAGGCCGCGCTCGTTGCCGCGTTGAAATCCGGCCACGTTGGGGGCGCCGCACTCGACGTCTTCACAGTCGAACCGCCCAAGGACTCTCCTTACGCGGAATTCGACAACGTCATTCTCACCCCGCACATCGCCGGTTCCACGGCAGAAGCGCAGGAAGCAGTCGGCATACAGATCGCCATGCAGGTGCGCGAGTACCTCAAGCTCGGCGTCGTTCAGAATGCCGTCAACCTGCCTTCGCTTAGCCATGAAGAATACGTGCAGCTCGCGCCCTACATCGATCTGGCCGGTCGTCTCGGATCGTTTCTTGCGCAGGCTGGGAAGAGCGGCATCGAAGCCATTGACATCACCTATGCCGGAGCGCTCGTCGATGCCAAAACCGACCTTGTTCGCAACGCCGCCATTGAAGGTCTGCTGCAAGGCTCGGAGAACGTAAATCGCATCAACGCCGCGGCCATCGCGCAGGAGCGGGGCATTCGCGTGCACGAAGAGAAGGAAGAGAGCCATCGCGGGGGGGCAGCCACCGTGCTCACCATTCATCTGCACACCGCGGCAGGCCGCAGCCATGCAACGGCAACGGTAATTCACGGCGAGCAGCCGCGCTTGCTGGAGTTTGACGGCATTGACATCGAGGCGCCGCTCGAAGGCAATCTGCTCGTCTGCCGCAACTTGGACGTCCCGGGCGTGATCGGCAAGATTGGAACTATCCTCGGCGAGCAAGGCGTGAACATCGCCAACTTCGCCCTGGGCCGTGAACGCAGCGGCGAAAAACCGGTGAAGGCCCTCGCGGTTGTGCAAGTGGACGCACCGGTCTCGGGCGCCGTGCTTGACGCGCTTATGACGATCGAGGCGCTGCTGGAAGCGAAGCTCGTTCAACTTCAATAA
- a CDS encoding M56 family metallopeptidase — protein sequence MISSILVEAALRSVLLALAVWIGLRMLGVRNVLAQKGAWGLVLAGALVMPIVLPMAAHWTVLPANVRVVLPADPQTLLEELQARIQAKTSLEQKPAVAATAGEGATQVEQQAGSSVSEPVANRAASAPEPQSSSSDADVVAYRPQPPIQTESAAPQAVLPPRAGLSVTKVILLLYLAVAGIFLVRLAFGLLVALRLWRRANPISCELLAASDISVDLRCSAEVSSPVTICSAIVLPMDYSTWDSEKLRVVLAHERSHIRQKDFYLQLLAGAYAAVVWFSPLGWWLKRKLSDLAEAISDRAGLEEAADPTSYAQILLEFAAAPRPTLIGVAMARSGSVSRRIERLLNDVSFRQAFAGSRRALAAVLVVPVVLFAATALVRVQAAGQQSPVPPAPAAAPTAGVTAPASVPTPPAIAPVAPKSDVPEPAPVAGEPALAAPEEVPPLPAQAGTPAIVAPAAPATPEMLTLTPAPAAGPAHLTVLPPTPARGAMTLIAPRAPGQPSSLIVVRPGGRTLALIAPHAGYGEGRGYGVGQSATSESGTSSYSNNGKHSGYHYSYSSNGESYAIIRGDDMNHMSFSGDWIEGRRDELAKARKQAHGDFLWFVRDGKPYFVDDPSTLAQIEAMYKPMEALGAQQEALGKEQEALGKQQEELGRQQEKASVPTPDMSKEIAQIDEAMAKLKANQGKAMNEEQFAELQSKLGDLQGKLGEIQGRIGARQGEFGEQMGKLGAMQGELGAKQGRLGEEQGRIAQEADRMVKAIILESLKNGKAHPVQ from the coding sequence ATGATCTCCTCAATTCTGGTTGAAGCGGCACTTCGTTCGGTGCTGCTGGCGCTGGCTGTCTGGATTGGCTTGCGGATGCTTGGCGTGCGCAATGTGCTGGCGCAAAAAGGCGCCTGGGGGCTGGTGCTGGCGGGAGCACTGGTAATGCCGATAGTACTGCCGATGGCTGCGCATTGGACCGTCTTGCCGGCCAATGTTAGAGTCGTGCTTCCTGCCGATCCGCAGACATTGTTAGAGGAACTGCAGGCGAGGATTCAAGCCAAAACATCGCTCGAGCAGAAACCAGCGGTAGCGGCCACGGCGGGCGAAGGCGCGACCCAGGTCGAGCAGCAGGCGGGATCATCAGTCAGTGAACCTGTCGCAAACCGCGCTGCTTCGGCGCCAGAACCTCAATCTTCATCTTCCGACGCGGACGTGGTCGCATATAGGCCTCAGCCGCCAATTCAGACAGAATCTGCCGCGCCGCAGGCTGTATTGCCGCCGCGTGCAGGGCTATCTGTCACCAAGGTCATTCTTCTGCTCTATCTCGCAGTCGCCGGGATATTCCTTGTTCGCCTCGCATTCGGACTGCTCGTTGCGCTTCGACTGTGGCGCAGAGCGAATCCGATCTCCTGCGAATTGTTGGCGGCCTCGGACATTTCAGTCGACCTGCGGTGCAGTGCCGAAGTTTCGTCTCCGGTCACGATTTGTTCCGCAATCGTGCTGCCGATGGACTATAGCACCTGGGACAGCGAGAAACTTCGCGTCGTTCTGGCGCATGAGCGTTCGCACATCCGGCAGAAGGACTTCTATCTGCAGTTGCTGGCGGGCGCCTATGCCGCTGTGGTTTGGTTCAGCCCGTTAGGTTGGTGGCTCAAACGCAAACTCTCTGATCTAGCTGAGGCAATCAGCGACCGCGCAGGCCTTGAAGAAGCTGCCGATCCAACGTCGTATGCGCAGATATTGCTTGAATTCGCGGCAGCGCCGCGCCCAACCCTGATAGGAGTCGCCATGGCCCGCAGTGGATCTGTCTCGCGCCGCATTGAGCGGTTGTTGAACGATGTTTCTTTCCGGCAGGCGTTTGCAGGTTCGCGCCGCGCGCTTGCAGCTGTGCTGGTTGTGCCAGTGGTTCTGTTCGCTGCTACTGCCCTCGTGCGTGTTCAGGCTGCCGGACAACAATCGCCGGTGCCTCCCGCACCTGCCGCGGCTCCGACCGCCGGAGTGACGGCTCCTGCTTCCGTTCCTACTCCCCCGGCTATCGCGCCGGTGGCACCGAAGAGCGATGTGCCAGAGCCTGCGCCTGTTGCTGGTGAGCCAGCATTGGCCGCACCGGAAGAAGTGCCTCCTCTACCCGCGCAAGCCGGTACGCCAGCAATCGTTGCACCGGCGGCGCCAGCAACTCCCGAAATGCTTACGCTTACGCCTGCTCCGGCTGCGGGTCCAGCACACCTGACGGTTCTGCCTCCGACTCCGGCGAGGGGAGCAATGACCCTGATTGCCCCGAGGGCACCGGGGCAGCCTTCGTCTCTGATCGTCGTTCGTCCGGGCGGTCGGACACTGGCGCTTATTGCGCCGCACGCAGGCTACGGAGAAGGTCGCGGCTACGGGGTGGGGCAAAGCGCGACGAGTGAAAGCGGGACGTCAAGTTACAGCAACAATGGGAAGCACTCCGGGTATCACTACTCCTACTCCTCGAATGGCGAATCGTACGCCATTATCCGAGGCGACGACATGAATCACATGTCCTTTTCGGGAGATTGGATTGAAGGGCGTCGCGATGAACTTGCAAAGGCGCGCAAGCAGGCGCACGGCGACTTCCTCTGGTTTGTACGCGACGGTAAGCCGTATTTTGTGGACGATCCCAGCACGTTGGCGCAGATCGAGGCGATGTATAAGCCGATGGAAGCGCTCGGAGCGCAACAGGAGGCGCTGGGCAAAGAGCAGGAAGCTCTAGGCAAACAGCAGGAAGAACTTGGTCGTCAGCAGGAGAAGGCCAGCGTACCCACTCCCGATATGAGCAAGGAGATCGCACAGATTGACGAAGCGATGGCCAAGCTGAAAGCCAACCAGGGCAAGGCAATGAACGAAGAGCAGTTTGCCGAGTTGCAGTCGAAGCTGGGCGATCTGCAGGGCAAGCTTGGGGAGATTCAGGGCAGAATCGGTGCGCGGCAGGGCGAGTTTGGCGAGCAGATGGGCAAGCTGGGCGCTATGCAGGGTGAACTCGGCGCGAAGCAGGGAAGGCTGGGCGAGGAGCAGGGAAGAATCGCGCAGGAAGCTGACCGCATGGTAAAGGCGATCATCCTTGAAAGCCTAAAAAACGGAAAAGCGCATCCCGTTCAATAG